AGTTCTTAACCTATGTTCTGGGGGGAAATTCtccgcctgtgtgtgtgtgtgcgcacacttACACGTTCCCGTGTGTCTGTACAGTGCCAGAGTTGTGTGGCGTCTTCTCTTTCATTGGTTCTAGGTGGCTCTGGCCTCATTATGGATGAAACGTGGGCTCTGAATCGTTCTAGCTCCAGCATCCCAAGGCCTTGAGCGTGATGAGAGGCCCAGCCCGGACTGAGACCTGCGTCCCCCATGTGGCTGCAGCACTGGGGACACTCCTGACCTGCTCTGAGCCCCGATCTTCCTGGGAGAGAGCCGCTTTCCCGACTTCATCAAGGGCATTATTTGTCCCTTTGCAGATGAAATCTGTAGGAACCCAGCAAAAACATCCAGGCTTCCGAGGGTCGTGTGCAACGCAGGAAACGCTCTCTTTTGTGTGAAACTCCTGAGGTTCCTCCACACACGGTTTAGAAATCCGTGGGTGGATGATCGCTCGGTGAGGTCCCACGTGTCTGTGACGTCCATTTAGTCCAGATGTGGGCAATATTTTGAAGTTCCAGTTGCATTCCGGTTTCCTAGTTTCAAAAAGATGCTTAAACATTCAGAGGGAGTTCTTGGTTGAATGACTCGTGAGGATGATTTTTAAACTTTGGTTCAGGTCGAAGGTGCTCTTTGGCTGGTCTGGAAGTCTCCCACTTAGTGATGGCTCTGGCTTCGGGCTTGGCTTGGTTCTGGTCCAAGAGGACAGAGAATGCCTGGCTCCTCCTTTATTCGCAGAGGGGCCCTGACACTTCCCTTGAGGGCCAGTGGGAAGACCATATAAGAGCGTTTAATTTGGCACAGCCGCCGGTGCCCAAGAAGAGCCAGATAATGGCGGTTACTTCTTCTCACCTAAACAGTCAACCATGTTTTTGATGGAGCAGAAGCTTCATGTCCAGATAAGGGTGGAACCCGTATGCAGCTGAGCCAAAGGGCCTTTCAAGTTTCCATCTGGTGCTGCAGCTTTCAGACTGGGGTGCTGGGCATGGGGTCCAGGCCACTGGCCGATTTCATTTCAGCCTCTGTGACGTTGGCTCGTGCATCGccagcttcctcctcttctgaagctctcttgttttctttgtttcccagatGTTTGAATCGGAGGCAGATGAGAAGAGGGAGATGCCCTcggaggaagggaaggggccaGGTGCTGAGGACGCCCCGCCCAGCAAGGACCCCTCTCCTGGGCCAGAGCCTCGTCCAGGTCAAGGCCTCCCAACCAGCAAGGACTCCTCTTCTGATCAGGAACCTTCTCTTGGCCAAGAATCACTACCCAACAAAGACTCGCCTTCCTGCAAGGAAGCCCCTCCAGGTCGGGAGCCCTCACCAAGCAAGGACTCCCCACCAGTCCCGGCCCCCACTCCCGGCCAGGACCTTCCTGCCAGGCAAGAACCCCCTCCCAGCCAAGCTGCTCTGCTCAGCAAAGACCCCCCTGCCCAGGACCTTCCCCCCTGTCAAGACCCAGCCGAGGTCCTTGCCGAGGAGACCACATGCTCTGAGGACGCACCAGCAGCCACCAGGGACCCACCTGTGGCTTCCAGGCCGACCTTTGTGATCCCCGAGGTCCGGCTGGATAGCACCTACAGCCAGAAGGCGGGGGCCGAGGGGGGCAGCTCAGGCGAGGAGGAGGATgcagaagaggcagaggagggggaggagggggaggaagaggaggaagaggacacaAGTGATGACAACTACGGAGGGCGCAGCGAGGCCAAGCGCAGCAGTATGATCGAGACGGGCCAGGGGGCCGAGGGCGGCCTCTCGCTGCGCGTGCAGAACTCGCTGAGGCGCCGGACGCACAGCGAGGGCAGCCTCCTGCAGGAGGCCCGCGGGGCCTGCTTCGCCTCCGACACCACCCTGCACTGCTCGGACGGAGAGGGCGCCGCCTCCTCCTGGGCCATGCCCTCGCCCCGCACCCTCAAGAAGGAACTGGGTCGCAACGGCGGCTCCATGCACCacctttccctctttttcacGGGACACCGGAAGGTAAGAAGGTCAAGGGTGGAGGAGGAGTGAGTACATGAGCTGGGGGGCGGGGAAGGAGCAGTCACCTTACCCCACCCCCTTCTTCTCTGAGCCATCCAATGAGCCTTctacccatttcacagaggacaAAACTGAGGCCCGGGGGGGCCCCAGAAGGCAGAACCTGGACTTAAGCTCGTGACTTTATGACTCTAGATGCTGTGTCCTTACAGCTCTGTTGTACAGCTGGTCCCCACAGAAAGTATGGCAGGTGTGGCCTAGCCCAGGACACTGTGTATTTGGATCTAAAAGATCCGAGATAGTAGCTGGAGAAAAAGTTACAATTTAGACTTGGTCCAGGCCTGGCCAGATTAGAAGTTCATCAGCCAGCCACGATGACAGCACACATGCACTCTGGGCTGGCCTTGTTCGAAGCAATTTACATCAACTGAttaattctcacagcagccctTTGAAGTGGACACCATACTGTGCCCcggttacagatgaggaaactgaggcacagaaggggtTCTCGCACTTGCACCAGATTGCACAGTTTATAAATGTCTGAACCCGAATTAGATTCTGGCTCCAGGGCTGGAGCGCTTAGCCACAGTGCTATTTGcttcttgtaaatatttataaacagatGAATAAGCGTTTGTTGATTtcctgctgggtgccaggccccGTGCTCTGTGCCACAGCAGGGGCCACGGTGATGCGTGAGGCTGATGTCAGCCCGTGTGGAATGAGTTGTCTGTGTGGGCTGGCAAGGTGGAAAGATTGCGCCATGGCCTTGTAGCCCATCAGCCCGCTTGAGTCTGGGCTCTGTCCATTAtttactgtgtggccttgggtgagtcactCAGCTCCTCTGAACCTTAGAGTTCTTCTCTGAAAAGCAGAGATTCATAGCACTTGTGTCCCAGGTGGCTGGGGATGTCCTGGAAGAGCCTGGTCTCTGATGGTACTGGTGCAGGCACGAGGCGAGTTCTGTTAAAGTGCTAACAGCCTGTGCAGGGCAGCGTGTTGTGATGACTGTCGTGGGGAGAACAGCTATCCCTCAGAGATCTGGGCGTTCAGGAAGAAGagaccccagggcccagggccagcaGAAAAGGCTTCAGGAGAAAGATGCCCCTCAGTTTGGCCTGGAAGTTGAGCAGATTTGGAATGAACAGAGAGGACGAGGCAAGCATTCTGTGAAAGAGAACATGACCTGGACAGAACTGTCTGTAGAGGCCAGTTTGGCTGGAGCAGGGGGTTCCTACAGGGCAGGTGTAGCAGACACATGGCACGCGTGCTGCCGTTTCTCCCTCCACGCCCATGGCAGACATGACTAATGGATTCCAGCACACTTCCCCACCACGTTGGGACGTGGCCTCAGAAGCTTTCTTAGCTTCTCAGCCATAGCAATGAGGCAGGCTTGGTACTTGGGAGGACACCTTCTGCTGAAAGGTGGTTGGGCTggaagggcaggctggagccCTCCAGAAGAGGGCCTTCAACTGTGGGCCAGAAATTGGAAGTAAGTCCCAAAGGAACCAGGActgggtctgtttcctcatctgtaaacacgTGAGGTTCTCAGACTTTGACGTGCTCTGAAATCACCAGGAGGAGGTTATTAATATGTAGATTTCTAAGTCCCAAACCTCGGGCTCATGGCATCTGAATTTCCAGGGGGTGGTGCCCAGACGCTGCATTTAAACAAGCCCCCAGAGAtggtgatgctcccggtaggttgACTGTCACCATCTTAGGCCATTGCCTGATGCAGCTTCTTCAGGAGAGGGTCCAGAACTGTGTCCCACGGGGCTGAGGCCTCAGGCTCACTCAGGCAGGCCTGGCCACTCCTCTCTGGAGGGCGCTGAGGTCCAAGGGCCCATCGCCTGCCTTGAGCCTCCCACTCCTGACCACCCCCGCAGACCTGTCCACgttctgtcccctcccccctgCTCCAGTACATGTATTGCATACAGATGAATTCATACACGTTCACGTGTACGAGTCTCATTCCCCAGGTCAGTGGATCTCAGCTCCTATTTGAGACGGATAACTTCCGCCTGGAGTCCAGCAGGCCTGGACCAGCCCTCTCctgtctcagcttcctcctttGGGTGCCCAAGGTTCCCGCtgccatcctcccctcccctctcctcctttggTCTGTCCCTTCCTTTCTTGGGCCTGAGTGACTGAGCTGGCAGGAGCCTCAGAGGCTGCCCCAGCCCCGTGGTGGCTATCCTTCCGTGTGGCGTCCACTTACCAGGCCTCCAGTCCTTCATTATCATTCGGATCCTGCTCCCTCCCGCCAGCTGGCTTCCGTAAGGAACCTGTCCTCGTCAAGGGGCAGCGAGGCCCGGATTGGACAAGCGCCCTGGTCTCACTCCATCCCTCACTGGCACtgggccttgggcaagtccctgcccctctctgagtctcagtttcctcattagtgaAATGGGTGTGGTAATAATACCTCCTTCATAGGGTTGCTGGGAAGATGAAATATTCCGACTTCGGTGAAGCGTTTAGGGCAGTGCCTGGTGCTCGGCACCTGGTGGGTACTCCGTaaatgggaggaggaggagaagaaagagagcagtAGCAAGAGTAGTAACAGTTATCCCAACATCACAAAGTGTCTCCAGTCCCTTTTCTAGCTTCACAACACTGCTGCAGGGTGGGCCAGTGGTACTTGTCTTATGGTGGGgagcctggggcccagggagacGTGTTCTGTCCCAGGCAGGCCACATGGCGAGTAATGATGGAGCTGGACAGTGGGCTCACCCTTGTCCAGTCCTCTCTGGCTCCACCCCAGATCCTGTGCACCTCCTGGTGGGGAGCAGGAGTTGGGGGGCTGGCAGCCTCTCCCCAGGGAGAGGCAGTGGGTCCCCCCATGACTTCCCGTCTTCCTGGCTGGAAGAGTCAGGTTCCTGGGAGGGTCAGCTGATGCCACTGTTTCCAGGCAGGAGGTACAGGGGAGCGGGGTGAAATCTTCAGGTTGTGGATTAGGACCCAGGATCAAgtctcagccctgcctcctccttcccagtcCTGAGACCCTGGCCAAGTTATGTCTTTTCTGAGCTTCGATTTTCTCTTATGAAATGGGAGTGCTCCGTCTTCATGGAGACTGCAGCATGTAGAAAGCTCTGTGCCCATGGCACTAATCCTCTGGTGACgtgagacccaggagagccagacAGGCCTGGCATGGCCTTGGGCTTGTCATCATGCTGCTGTGTGGCTAAGCTGAGGCTGCCTGGAGCGCATGCTGCTGGTTACAGAGGCAGCAGTCCCTAcgttgcccctcccccacctgtcATCCTGCCCTCTCGTGCATGAGCAATTTCTGTTGTGAGTAGGAATGTCTGAACCAGACAGACCTGACAGATGGTCTGCTGGGCCATGGGCATCTTATAGATGGGCCgcctgaggtccagagaggagaGTCCCCCAAGGTTATCCTGCAGGTCGTCCTCGGGGTCCGGCGCCTTGTGCTGAGTTAATTGTCTCACAGTGCCCCCTGCTGCCAGACCCCTGCCTTGCCGGCTGTTCCAGGAGGCCTGCAGGGCAGAGCCACAGGCCTGTGTCTGCCTTTTTCCTGGGGAGCCTGGAAGCCCCCAGAGCATCTGGGCCCAGGACGCAGCCGCTGAatcccaccccagcctggcccgGCTTGGCCCAGGGTCACGGGTCATTCTTTGGCTGTGAGGACACCAGAGGCTGGGGTCCCTCCCTGGCTgggcttccttctccctcctcctgctgggacTGGCTTGGGCAGAGGCTGTCCGCGGAGGGTGCCAGCCCTGCAGCATTGAACTGCCCTCCCAGGCCGGACGTCAGACAAGAGGACCCCTAAGATGCTTTCTAGCTCCAAGATGTGAGAACGCCTTCCAGCCTCCTATTTAAAAAACAGCCTCAAGAAGGATTATTTCCTATGTCTAAACAAATAAGTGTAGAGTTCAGATCCAGTGTTTCCACAAGGTTCCATGGAGCCTGCCAGGGGGAGTTGGGTCAGAGAGAGCAGCTGGGCACGGCCAGGTGGCCCCGGAGTCAGGTCAGGACCACTGCGGGGAGCCAGGTGAGGCCCTGCTCCCAGGAGAGGCCTCCATCCtgggtgggctctggagccagacctgaAACGCTGTGCTGCTTGCCAGCTGGGAGAGCCCAGGCAAGTCACTgacctgctctgggcctcagtttcctcagctataaactGGAGGAAGCGACAGCAGATCGCTTTCAGAATTATTGGGAAGACTGGGTTGGATAAAGTGTGTTAAGGCCCTTGAGGCCGGTGCCGGGGGCACGGACAGCTCACTGAATCAGAGCAGTAACCACAGAGGCTAATGGTCACTCAGCACGCCCCGCACCAGGCTGAGCGCTTTGCCTGTGTTAACTCATTAGGTAGGTCCAGTCATTGTCCTGATTttacaaacaaagaaactgaggcacagagaggggaggtaACTTGGCTTGGGTCAATTAGCCCATAAGTGACtgagctaggattcaaatccaggcagctTAGGATCTACACTTTACCGTGACTATTATTATAGTTATAATTACAATAAGGATTATAATTATTATTCCAAGAGGCGGTGAGCCCCCATCCCTGGAGGTGGCTGAGTAGGGGCTGGGCAGGCCCAGGGTTCCTGCCTGGAGTGAAGGGAGGCCTGGGTGCTTCTGGGCTCACCCACCCCTTGCCTGTCAGCAGGGAGGGTCACATGTGCAGGGAACAGCAGGAAGCAGAGTCCCTTTGCGTTCCGGGCCCTGGGCAGGCCTTGCTGCTGCTCCTGGAGACAGGAGCCTCGGGGGCTGCTTAGGGGCTGGGAATCGAACCCCGACTTTCTGTcttagtttcttctctttctggcccGCAAGCCCCTTTGGTGCCTGGGTGTCCCTGGCTGCTCTGGGGCCTGACTCCTCCAGGGCCAGAGCTGCCTGGCCCCTCTACTCTGTCAGGCTGACTGGCGTGGGCCGGGCCCTTCCGAAGATGACCCCCTCCCCGCAGTGGAAGGAAGAGCCCATTTCCCAGCAGTGCAGAGGCTAGAGGGGTGGCGGCGGGGCGGGAGTGGTCCCCAGGCCCATTGTGTGGGATTGATAAAGTGCGGAAGCTGAGGTTAGAATGGGAGGAAGCCCAGCGCCACGGCCCTTTCCCACGGGTGGGGGCCTTGGGCACTGCCTAGCCAGACCACTGTGACCGCAGGCTGTGTGTGTAACGGGGTGACAGCAGTAACACTCACTGAGCAGTAAGCACTGGCAGCCCCTGGTGACAAAGAGTGTTCCGTGTGCCAGGATTGGGCCACAGGGGCCACACTTTTATCCTGGTGACTCTTCCAAAGCCAGGCGGGTGGCTGTCACCATGCCTATATCAGAGTGGCAGAAGCTGCAGCTGAGAGGCTTGGAAAGGTCTCCAAAGTCAGTGAAAGCAGGATCCATCCCAGGCCTGGCTGCAAACCCTGGCTCTGGGATCACACACCGTAGATGGGTGTGTGCCTGTGCGCGCACGTACACACACGTTTACAACTCTGGTGGGGCAGCGTGCTCAGGAAGGAAGCGGCATTTCCCGAGTCTTTCACTGAAAACATTCAAAATGTGCCCTGTCCTTGCATTTGAGTGGCAGCATCCTCTAGTGGAGAAGCACAGGCCTTGAATTCAGACAGACAGAGATTCCAGCTGTCACATACATGCTGGGTATCCTGGGGCAAGTGACAACTTCTTTCCATTTACTATATGGACTAGCCGTGAAGATTAATGAGAGAGTTTCTGGATAATGCCCATTTCAGGGTCTGGCCTATAGTGCAGACTCCGTAAATGAAGCTATAactcatccatccgtccatccgtccattcatccatccatccgtccttccatccatccatccatccatccacccatccatccatccatccatccatccatccatccatccatccatccatccacccacccacaggTGAGTGCTCCACTGCAGCTAGAGCTCCCCCTGCTGGCTCTCTCTGGAATAAGGCCCCTTTTCTTTCCAGAATTAAGAACACTGTATTTTAAGGCTTAGCCTGTCTTCTTTAttatgcaaatgaggaaactgaggcccagagtggggctCCTGAGGAGTCAGAGCTGAGATCCACACCTTCTGTCTTGTCTTGGGACATAGTGTCCACACCCAGCCCCCTCTGTGCTCTAGCTCCTCTGCCGTCTTAGAGCATTTTGTAGGCTTCTGCACTGGGTTGGCACTTTTTGGGGGCCCTGGGTTTCCCctggaagaagacagacaaacacaGGGAGGGCAAGGGAGACAGAGGCAGCCCACTAGAGATGGTGGGAGTCTGGAGTGGTCTGGAGGAGTGGCTGACTGGGCGAAGAGGAGAGGGGTTCCTGGAAGGGGCGCAGCACAGGCAAAGGcgaggggatgggggtgggcggGGTGGGATCCGGGGGCTGCAGTGGAGCACTTGCAGGCCTTCTGTCAAGCAGCAACGGCCCCAACACTCATCTTTCCCAggctgctctccctctctcttgatCTGTTCATTCATTCGACACATTCTTATTGAACTCCTAATGTGAGCCAGGGCCCCTGAAGGTGACCCGGACTCACAGAGGCCGTGCTCTTGAGAACTCACCGTCAAGCAGAGGAGACTGATTTGGAACAGGCCATTTCGGATGTGGTGGGGACCTCAAAAGGGGTGAAGGGGGCCCAACCTTG
Above is a genomic segment from Equus przewalskii isolate Varuska chromosome 26, EquPr2, whole genome shotgun sequence containing:
- the RGS3 gene encoding regulator of G-protein signaling 3 isoform X10, with the protein product MFESEADEKREMPSEEGKGPGAEDAPPSKDPSPGPEPRPGQGLPTSKDSSSDQEPSLGQESLPNKDSPSCKEAPPGREPSPSKDSPPVPAPTPGQDLPARQEPPPSQAALLSKDPPAQDLPPCQDPAEVLAEETTCSEDAPAATRDPPVASRPTFVIPEVRLDSTYSQKAGAEGGSSGEEEDAEEAEEGEEGEEEEEEDTSDDNYGGRSEAKRSSMIETGQGAEGGLSLRVQNSLRRRTHSEGSLLQEARGACFASDTTLHCSDGEGAASSWAMPSPRTLKKELGRNGGSMHHLSLFFTGHRKMSGPDTAGDDDEAARKRKGKNLAKDMKNKLGIFRRRNESPGAQPAGKADKVMKSFKPTSEEALKWGESLEKLLLHKYGLAVFQAFLRTEFSEENLEFWLACEDFKKVKSQSKMASKAKKIFAEYIAIQACKEVNLDSYTREHTKDNLQSVTRGCFDLAQKRIFGLMEKDSYPRFLRSDLYLDLINQKKMSPPL
- the RGS3 gene encoding regulator of G-protein signaling 3 isoform X8 — encoded protein: MEERNPASLQSGGGRLDRVCVWEGRWRRRRKRRRMFESEADEKREMPSEEGKGPGAEDAPPSKDPSPGPEPRPGQGLPTSKDSSSDQEPSLGQESLPNKDSPSCKEAPPGREPSPSKDSPPVPAPTPGQDLPARQEPPPSQAALLSKDPPAQDLPPCQDPAEVLAEETTCSEDAPAATRDPPVASRPTFVIPEVRLDSTYSQKAGAEGGSSGEEEDAEEAEEGEEGEEEEEEDTSDDNYGGRSEAKRSSMIETGQGAEGGLSLRVQNSLRRRTHSEGSLLQEARGACFASDTTLHCSDGEGAASSWAMPSPRTLKKELGRNGGSMHHLSLFFTGHRKMSGPDTAGDDDEAARKRKGKNLAKDMKNKLGIFRRRNESPGAQPAGKADKVMKSFKPTSEEALKWGESLEKLLLHKYGLAVFQAFLRTEFSEENLEFWLACEDFKKVKSQSKMASKAKKIFAEYIAIQACKEVNLDSYTREHTKDNLQSVTRGCFDLAQKRIFGLMEKDSYPRFLRSDLYLDLINQKKMSPPL
- the RGS3 gene encoding regulator of G-protein signaling 3 isoform X9 encodes the protein MEERNPASLQSGGGRLDRMFESEADEKREMPSEEGKGPGAEDAPPSKDPSPGPEPRPGQGLPTSKDSSSDQEPSLGQESLPNKDSPSCKEAPPGREPSPSKDSPPVPAPTPGQDLPARQEPPPSQAALLSKDPPAQDLPPCQDPAEVLAEETTCSEDAPAATRDPPVASRPTFVIPEVRLDSTYSQKAGAEGGSSGEEEDAEEAEEGEEGEEEEEEDTSDDNYGGRSEAKRSSMIETGQGAEGGLSLRVQNSLRRRTHSEGSLLQEARGACFASDTTLHCSDGEGAASSWAMPSPRTLKKELGRNGGSMHHLSLFFTGHRKMSGPDTAGDDDEAARKRKGKNLAKDMKNKLGIFRRRNESPGAQPAGKADKVMKSFKPTSEEALKWGESLEKLLLHKYGLAVFQAFLRTEFSEENLEFWLACEDFKKVKSQSKMASKAKKIFAEYIAIQACKEVNLDSYTREHTKDNLQSVTRGCFDLAQKRIFGLMEKDSYPRFLRSDLYLDLINQKKMSPPL